In Osmia lignaria lignaria isolate PbOS001 chromosome 5, iyOsmLign1, whole genome shotgun sequence, a single genomic region encodes these proteins:
- the LOC117607923 gene encoding uncharacterized protein LOC117607923, whose product MELGLSNTLLAGDPRLVDHIVGEVKSQGIFDQFRKECIADVDTKPAYQNLRTRVEGSVNSFLSKQPWKPDLNKNQLRETLRKHIHEAPYLDAGVERIVDQVVNPKVYSVFMPQIEDVVYKFLGIERPKAKEKNGACGLKDLLPKDLDPVSPESDKNSLKDVSLESVDAIENLDTRKDDKLFNEQKSQEEDVFNEKSKDNISENGQIFSEEKVLDENDKTFNKTGSNLNLNTSGKSDDKTEDDEEDSPTFEPIDIMNLNESNISNDSHLSGISELTSHRSRSPDFCNELSRDNFDYSNQDSQLSKVSSDSRLSIVTDFGSSNHASTPINDSLKDEVNKDKCDVRNIKDNFKAVREYESSKSKSNKNIFELNKNKDAQDIKDSKNNKNNLSSKENSRDATDSSIKDKYEHKNNKDKNKDSESKSKPKDKNHIKDEKHHKDKSSSKKHRSHSSSKYDKYDKNKSKDKSDQPKENADKIKDTEKDNCATVKEDKIKETDKKDNINKEGKDLKDLYKEKIRELREKKELTEKEKLNKDNKETKSNKENKDRKDSPKDKKSYKKDHKSSSKNSSSSHDIKIAKTSEKVIDGKEKKSESKDKDKNKRDERRSSKDHVKSKNHVSTKSDSEKLDKQDIKKIIKNEKDEKIEKSEVKKDTKPNSEKVNCKKDAKNYAQNKKLDSKKEVKNDAQEKDKKRKEEKKSKSKDDHSSLRRNSNDRRSTDRDGSNGSSSKSSQASNASSNITNNKSNTSTFSKETNHVSNSGSEISDSIDEVYTSESKLSPEQSNYKLDKGTEHTEYKTDDSSNYEVHIKQEPELNDGNLPLKKRALFGEDNSTLGEVKVKKPKFAKNFHEAKKLMKIRKQIEKQKLKEHKKLEKKLQQKIQSSQSNTMNNDNFESMPDEERVQIIEVADDEYDEPYPEKQTDLTLEERSIMMLQTEAGTKDLLETRSDLKLKLSDMELCIRQSLSEALPNKKLENVSSQQTALSDDKRNEELLNKESLSSTIIGTIKEEEIDDTEKICSDKEIKQEINIFKSEDKLKSEESDSLDIGSDKHNKNEISEQLTKIDKNIEIPTTSKCKEDDVSQDAQSNSFSNLNESDCTMRIKKEPCDVESTSTVVDDNEECRYFKADNEKSEKFSSFLESLELVKNSSLEDIIESLGGQVVSSMPKTMAPPLPKRKHSSSPLTDILLNNSNNNNDGHNKALNLPGEDALNNVKKRKLVVQKKQRLQSNVCAPQGFLNGENFVMPLSPESDVSATSEKIPSSNLIKEDKGRHRSSQRYSSDDLYKPRPLFSSSSRRSRRSNQV is encoded by the exons ATGGAATTGGGCTTATCGAACACACTATTAGCAGGTGATCCACGGTTAGTGGATCACATTGTAGGAGAAGTTAAATCTCAAGGAATCTTTGATCAGTTTCGTAAAGAATGTATCGCTGATGTTGATACAAAG CCAGCATATCAAAATTTACGTACAAGAGTCGAAGGATCCGTGAATTCTTTCCTTAGCAAGCAGCCATGGAAACcagatttaaacaaaaatcAGTTGAGGGAAACCTTGCGAAAACATATACACGAAGCTCCTTATTTGGACGCTGGTGTAGAACGTATAGTGGATCAAGTTGTAAATCCAAAAGTATATTCTGTCTTCATGCCTCAAATTGAAGATGTAGTATACAAGTTTTTAGGTATAGAAAGACCTaaggcaaaagaaaaaaatggtgCTTGTGGCCTTAAAGATTTATTACCTAAGGATTTAGATCCTGTTTCACCAGAGTCTGACaaaaatagtttaaaagatGTATCTTTGGAATCTGTGGACGCGATAGAGAATTTAGATACGAGAAAAGATgacaaattatttaatgaacAAAAATCACAGGAGGAAGatgttttcaatgaaaaatctAAGGATAACATCTCGGAAAACGGGCAAATTTTTTCGGAAGAAAAAGTATTAGATgaaaacgataaaacttttaataAGACTGgtagtaatttaaatttaaatacgtCTGGAAAATCAGATGATAAAACAGAAGATGATGAAGAGGATAGTCCTACTTTTGAACCAATTGATATTATGAATTTAAATGAATCCAATATCTCCAATGATTCACATTTATCAGGAATATCAGAATTAACTAGCCATAGATCAAGAAGTCCTGATTTTTGTAACGAATTATCGAGGGATAATTTTGATTACAGTAATCAAGATTCGCAGTTAAGCAAAGTTTCTTCTGATTCTCGATTATCTATTGTAACAGATTTCGGATCTTCGAATCATGCATCGACACCAATTAATGATTCGTTAAAAGATGAAGTCAATAAAGATAAATGTGATGTTAGAAATATTAAAGACAATTTTAAAGCTGTCAGAGAATATGAATCcagtaaaagtaaaagtaacaaaaatatttttgaattaaataaaaataaagatgcgCAAGATATTAAAgattctaaaaataataaaaacaatttatcgTCTAAAGAAAACTCGCGTGATGCAACGGATAGTAGTATAAAAGACAAATATGAAcataaaaataacaaagataAAAATAAGGATAGTGAATCTAAATCAAAACCCAAAGATAAAAATCACATAAAAGATGAAAAACATCATAAAGATAAGAGTAGCAGCAAAAAGCATAGAAGCCACAGTAGCTCAAAATATGATAAATATGATAAAAACAAATCTAAAGACAAAAGTGATCAACCCAAGGAGAATGCGGATAAGATTAAAGATACAGAGAAAGATAATTGTGCTACAGTAAAGGAAGACAAGATAAAAGAAACAGACAAGAAAGATAATATTAATAAGGAAGGGAAGGATCTAAAAGATctgtacaaagaaaaaattagggAACTTAGAGAAAAGAAGGAActtacagaaaaagaaaaattaaataaagataacaaagaaacaaaatcaaataaagaaaataaagatagaAAAGATTCTCCAAAAGATAAGAAATCTTATAAAAAAGATCATAAAAGTTCTTCCAAAAATTCTTCAAGTTCTCACGacattaaaatagcgaaaacaTCTGAAAAAGTTATCGatgggaaagagaaaaagagtgaATCAAAggataaagataaaaataagcGTGACGAAAGACGTAGTTCTAAAGATCATGTAAAATCTAAAAACCACGTTAGTACTAAATCAGATTCTGAAAAATTAGATAAACAagatataaagaaaattattaaaaatgagaaggatgaaaaaattgaaaaatctgaGGTAAAAAAAGATACTAAACCAAATAGTGAAAAagtaaattgtaaaaaagatGCAAAAAATTACGCGCAAAACAAAAAGTTAGATAGCAAAAAGGAAGTTAAAAATGATGCACAGGAAAAGGATAAAAAgcggaaagaagagaaaaagtctAAGTCAAAGGATGATCATTCAAGTTTAAGAAGAAATTCTAATGATCGACGTTCTACAGATAGAGACGGTTCAAATGGTTCAAGTAGTAAAAGCTCACAAGCTAGCAATGCAAGTTCTAACATTACAAATAATAAGTCTAATACATCTACTTTTTCCAAAGAAACAAACCATGTGAGTAATTCTGGTAGCGAAATATCGGACAGTATCGACGAAGTATATACAAGCGAATCAAAATTATCGCCAGAACAATCGAATTATAAATTAGACAAAGGAACAGAACACACGGAGTACAAAACAGATGATAGTAGTAATTATGAAGTACATATTAAACAGGAACCAGAATTGAATGATGGTAACTTACCTTTAAAGAAACGAGCGTTATTTGGAGAAGATAACAGCACTTTAGGAGAAGTGAAAGTGAAAAAACCAAAATTTGCCAAAAATTTTCATGAAGCTAAGAAACTAATGAAAATTAGGAAAcaaatagaaaaacagaaacttaaagaacataaaaaattagaaaagaaacttCAACAGAAAATACAATCGTCACAATCAAATACGatgaataatgataattttgaaaGTATGCCGGACGAAGAACGTGTTCAAATAATAGAGGTAGCAGATGATGAATATGATGAGCCATACCCTGAGAAACAAACTGATTTGACATTAGAAGAAAGATCAATTATGATGTTACAAACAGAAGCAGGTACAAAAGATTTGTTAGAAACACGCtctgatttaaaattgaaattatcagACATGGAATTGTGTATAAGGCAATCCTTGAGTGAAGCGCTTCCCAATAAAAAACTAGAAAATGTATCTTCGCAACAAACAGCACTTTCTGATgataaaagaaatgaagaatTACTAAATAAAGAGTCATTGTCTTCTACGATAATAGGAACAataaaggaagaagaaatagatgACACTGAAAAAATATGTTCTGATAAAGAAATAAAGCaagaaattaacatttttaaatcaGAAGATAAATTAAAGTCTGAAGAATCAGACTCATTGGACATTGGTAGTGATaaacataataaaaatgaaatatcagaacaattaacaaaaattgATAAGAATATAGAAATACCAACAACATCAAAATGTAAGGAGGATGACGTTTCTCAGGATGCTCAAAGTAAtagtttttctaatttaaatgaaTCAGATTGTACAATGAGGATTAAGAAAGAACCTTGTGATGTGGAGTCTACATCAACGGTAGTTGATGATAACGAGGAATGTCGTTATTTCAAAGCTGATAATGAAAAATCGGAAAAATTCTCTAGTTTTCTAGAATCACTGGAATTAGTAAAGAATAGTTCCTTAGAGGATATTATAGAAAGTTTAGGAGGGCAAGTTGTATCTTCAATGCCAAAAACAATGGCACCACCTTTACCGAAACGCAAACACTCGTCTAGCCCGTTAACAGatatattgttaaataattcaaataataataatgatggtCATAACAAAGCATTGAATTTGCCTGGCGAAGATGCGTTAAATAAtgtaaagaaaaggaaacttgTTGTTCAAAAGAAGCAAAGGCTTCAGTCAAATGTATGTGCTCCGCAGGGATTTTTAAATGGAGAAAATTTTGTTATGCCTCTAAGTCCAGAAAGTGACGTGTCTGCAACTAGCGAAAAAATACCATCATCAAATCTAATTAAAGAAGACAAAGG CCGGCATAGAAGCAGTCAACGTTACTCAAGTGATGACTTATACAAACCACGTCCATTATTTTCAAGTTCTTCTCGCAGAAGTAGGAGATCTAATCAGGTATAG